In Gossypium hirsutum isolate 1008001.06 chromosome D06, Gossypium_hirsutum_v2.1, whole genome shotgun sequence, one genomic interval encodes:
- the LOC107901289 gene encoding NHP2-like protein 1, which produces MTGEPVNPKAYPLADAQLTTTILDLVQQAANYKQLKKGANEATKTLNRGISEFIVMAADTEPLEILLHLPLLAEDKNVPYVFVPSKQALGRACGVTRPVIACSVTSNEGSQLKSQIQQLKDAIEKLLI; this is translated from the exons ATG ACTGGAGAACCAGTGAACCCCAAAGCATACCCACTAGCGGATGCTCAGTTAACAACCACGATTTTAGATCTTGTTCAACAAGCTGCCAACTACAAGCAGCTCAAAAAGGGAGCTAATGAAG CTACTAAGACCCTGAATAGAGGTATCTCGGAGTTCATTGTGATGGCTGCTGATACCGAGCCCCTTGAGATTCTGCTCCATCTTCCTTTGCTTGCTGAAGATAAG AATGTTCCCTACGTATTTGTTCCTTCAAAGCAAGCACTTGGACGTGCATGTGGGGTTACAAGACCTGTAATTGCATGTTCTGTCACATCAAACGAAGGAAGCCAATTGAAATCCCAAATACAACAACTCAAG GATGCTATTGAGAAGCTCTTGATCTAG